The following coding sequences lie in one Mucilaginibacter sp. KACC 22773 genomic window:
- a CDS encoding YceI family protein gives MINKPAIILFLTMFHLAAYAQQTYQLDAKKSKILWNTRNTMGGHNGYLLFNTGNLNYSPAGEPTDGSLNMDMNSIRSVDHAVAAENQKVDKELRKPGFFDIEKHPGAIMNVRQVNATGKAGIYKVSGNLTIKGITNPIEFVAAIRKKGNTVIAKADLEIHRLKWNIDLQPEPKAWDFFSAVKDKMIADEIVVSLNLVFNNIAGK, from the coding sequence ATGATCAATAAACCCGCAATTATCCTGTTCCTGACTATGTTTCACCTTGCTGCTTACGCGCAGCAAACTTACCAGTTGGACGCTAAGAAAAGTAAAATTTTATGGAATACCCGTAATACCATGGGCGGCCACAACGGCTACCTGCTTTTTAATACCGGCAACCTCAATTATTCGCCCGCGGGCGAACCAACGGACGGCTCCTTGAATATGGATATGAACAGCATACGCAGCGTTGACCATGCAGTTGCAGCCGAAAACCAAAAAGTAGATAAGGAGTTAAGAAAACCGGGATTTTTTGATATAGAAAAACATCCCGGCGCTATCATGAACGTCAGGCAAGTTAACGCTACCGGTAAGGCCGGCATTTATAAAGTATCTGGCAACCTTACCATAAAAGGCATTACCAACCCCATTGAGTTTGTGGCAGCTATCCGGAAAAAAGGGAATACTGTTATTGCAAAAGCCGACCTTGAAATACACCGGCTAAAGTGGAATATCGACCTTCAACCCGAACCCAAAGCATGGGATTTTTTCTCGGCCGTTAAAGATAAAATGATTGCCGATGAAATTGTGGTGTCATTAAACCTGGTATTTAATAACATTGCAGGTAAATAA
- a CDS encoding winged helix-turn-helix domain-containing protein: MKTRYLLGFTVLLFTTAICAAFSLTGNDDFDLARQQVMLRKIGHEVLLHSGDSTSRVLPVKKIAENEYQVRFENEFAFEPDSLVKIISRSLAKDKLAHNYIVTVLKCTGKDVIFGYMISGNRQDNIVPCLGRRQPKSCYLINLKFEGRRITAAQKAYLLGGLPFLAFIGLIFSQSVKTRKNKVTATFAGVDSFKLGNSIFDPGNRQIIAAGVTTALTVKENKLLLIFARSPNVIIERGRLQKEIWEDEGVIVGRSLDMFISKLRKKLENDSSIQLTNIHGRGYKLEIGE; the protein is encoded by the coding sequence ATGAAAACCAGGTATCTTTTGGGGTTTACGGTACTACTATTTACAACCGCTATTTGTGCGGCTTTTAGTTTAACCGGTAATGACGATTTTGATTTGGCCAGGCAGCAGGTAATGCTCCGCAAGATAGGGCATGAGGTACTTTTGCATTCGGGCGATAGCACGTCACGGGTGTTGCCTGTTAAAAAAATAGCCGAAAACGAATACCAGGTAAGGTTTGAAAACGAGTTTGCCTTTGAGCCCGATTCGCTTGTAAAAATAATAAGCCGCTCGCTGGCAAAAGATAAGCTGGCACATAACTACATTGTGACTGTATTAAAATGTACCGGAAAGGATGTCATATTTGGCTATATGATATCTGGTAACCGGCAGGATAATATTGTGCCCTGCCTGGGCCGCAGGCAACCCAAAAGCTGTTACCTTATTAACCTGAAATTTGAGGGCCGGCGTATTACAGCCGCACAAAAAGCTTATTTATTAGGCGGTTTGCCTTTCCTGGCCTTTATAGGGCTGATATTTTCGCAATCGGTTAAAACCCGGAAAAATAAAGTTACAGCAACTTTTGCCGGTGTTGATAGTTTTAAACTTGGCAATTCCATTTTTGACCCCGGTAACCGGCAAATTATAGCTGCCGGAGTTACAACCGCACTCACCGTAAAAGAAAATAAGCTGCTGCTGATCTTCGCCCGGTCGCCAAATGTAATTATTGAAAGAGGCCGGCTTCAAAAAGAAATTTGGGAAGACGAGGGCGTAATTGTAGGCAGAAGCCTGGATATGTTTATATCAAAGCTGAGAAAGAAATTGGAAAATGATTCTTCAATCCAGCTGACAAATATCCACGGCAGGGGGTATAAACTGGAAATTGGTGAGTAA
- a CDS encoding tetratricopeptide repeat-containing sensor histidine kinase, which produces MNTKIWLSILSLFLCNFCQAYRHKAKPDSLRNELLKSIAAKKQVNDTALINYLNELAVVYTSYYPDSTIYYGQKATQISRRINYSTGIADGLLAVTAVYISQSKYKTVIKNLEESMALYTRVNNQLGISNCYRLYGDLYYQLSDYQKALTYYKKALPIKLAANDLPGLSRLYLSMGNNYDNLGHPSTALDYYFKALNIDTKLHNKKKISADYNNIGVILQSMEIYPQALSYFTEALKTWTQMKSDGGIAVAKQNIGEVLMAQGKYDKAIQYLTDALVINQKQDDKDGISTCYSDLAVCYIYKKQNPKALSYLQQALKVATDNQMDYDKTIALINTALFYNVNHDYSKAYGFALQAKTLADRFGSVLLRTNAAVQLIETLGGLKLYKEAFVAQKDFDKMKRTFRKDESVQKFTLYITQYNYAEKQRQQMLQQKASALLYQQKLHDKDLLNLIFFIIIAAVLLIAYQYYRQKQQQLKINTQLKHKNQEVVEQKVSIDEQAEKLNDLNKLKDKLISILAHDLRSPLSTLRGLFDLLSDESISHEEMLRMIPSVIQKLEYTSDFLDTLLFWINSQLENFNTAGQSFLIYDIVKSESENHTEQASRKGITMICGGNKELFALADPNSVRIVVRNLITNAIKFSGGGDVIEVSAVKEGDNVLVTVSDTGMGMPPARVNQLFKSQMTSKTGTLNESGTGMGLLFCKDLVEKCNGRIWVTSEEGVGTKFFFVIPLQPAATLETTEAG; this is translated from the coding sequence ATGAATACCAAAATATGGCTTAGTATTTTGTCGCTTTTTTTGTGCAATTTTTGCCAGGCCTATCGTCATAAAGCAAAACCGGATAGCCTGCGTAACGAATTACTCAAATCTATCGCGGCCAAAAAGCAGGTAAATGATACGGCTCTTATAAACTATTTGAATGAACTGGCTGTCGTTTATACCTCATACTATCCCGATAGTACCATTTATTACGGGCAAAAGGCAACCCAAATTTCGCGTCGTATAAACTACAGCACCGGCATTGCCGATGGGCTGCTGGCTGTTACTGCAGTATACATCAGTCAATCTAAATACAAAACGGTAATAAAAAACCTTGAGGAGAGTATGGCCCTTTATACCAGGGTTAATAACCAGTTGGGCATTAGTAACTGTTACCGGCTTTACGGCGATTTGTATTACCAGTTAAGCGATTATCAAAAGGCGTTAACCTATTACAAAAAGGCACTGCCAATTAAACTTGCTGCCAATGATTTACCCGGCTTATCGCGCTTATATTTAAGCATGGGCAATAATTATGATAATCTTGGGCACCCGTCTACCGCGCTTGATTATTATTTTAAGGCCCTTAATATCGATACAAAGCTTCACAACAAAAAGAAAATATCGGCCGATTATAATAACATCGGTGTTATCCTGCAAAGTATGGAGATATACCCGCAGGCCTTATCCTATTTTACCGAGGCGCTGAAGACGTGGACACAAATGAAATCAGACGGTGGGATTGCCGTAGCCAAACAAAACATTGGCGAAGTATTAATGGCCCAGGGAAAGTATGACAAGGCTATTCAATACCTTACAGATGCCCTTGTTATTAATCAAAAGCAGGATGATAAAGATGGTATAAGTACATGTTATAGTGATTTGGCGGTATGTTATATTTATAAAAAGCAAAATCCAAAGGCTTTAAGTTACCTGCAGCAGGCTTTAAAAGTTGCTACTGATAATCAAATGGATTACGATAAAACCATCGCTTTAATTAATACTGCCCTGTTTTACAATGTAAACCATGATTACTCCAAAGCATACGGTTTTGCCCTGCAGGCCAAAACGCTTGCCGACCGTTTTGGCAGCGTTTTGCTGCGTACAAACGCCGCAGTTCAATTGATTGAAACGCTTGGCGGCTTAAAATTATACAAGGAAGCATTTGTTGCCCAAAAGGATTTCGACAAAATGAAGCGCACCTTCCGGAAGGATGAAAGCGTTCAAAAATTTACCCTGTATATTACCCAATATAACTATGCCGAAAAGCAGCGGCAACAAATGCTGCAGCAAAAAGCAAGCGCCTTACTGTATCAGCAAAAGCTGCACGATAAGGACTTGTTAAACCTCATATTTTTTATCATTATAGCCGCAGTATTGTTAATAGCATACCAGTATTACCGGCAAAAGCAGCAGCAGTTAAAAATAAATACCCAGCTTAAACACAAAAACCAGGAAGTTGTAGAGCAAAAAGTTAGTATAGATGAACAGGCCGAAAAGCTGAATGACCTTAATAAATTAAAAGACAAGCTGATATCTATATTGGCGCATGACCTTCGGTCGCCACTAAGCACATTGCGCGGCCTGTTCGATCTGCTGTCAGACGAATCTATAAGCCACGAGGAAATGCTCCGGATGATCCCCTCTGTAATACAAAAGCTTGAATATACATCCGATTTTCTGGATACGCTCCTGTTCTGGATCAACAGCCAGCTGGAAAACTTCAACACCGCGGGCCAAAGTTTTTTAATTTACGATATTGTAAAATCAGAATCTGAAAACCATACCGAACAGGCTTCAAGAAAGGGTATTACCATGATTTGTGGCGGCAACAAAGAACTATTTGCCCTTGCCGATCCTAACTCGGTAAGGATAGTTGTAAGGAATTTAATTACCAATGCTATTAAGTTTTCGGGCGGGGGCGATGTTATCGAAGTATCGGCCGTTAAGGAGGGCGACAACGTACTGGTAACGGTAAGCGACACAGGTATGGGCATGCCGCCTGCGCGTGTAAACCAACTTTTTAAAAGCCAGATGACCAGTAAAACCGGTACGCTCAATGAATCGGGCACAGGCATGGGCCTGCTATTTTGTAAAGACCTGGTAGAGAAATGTAACGGCCGCATCTGGGTAACCAGCGAAGAAGGCGTTGGCACTAAATTCTTTTTTGTTATCCCGCTGCAACCGGCGGCTACCCTTGAAACAACCGAGGCCGGTTAG
- a CDS encoding helix-turn-helix domain-containing protein, giving the protein MHKLVLKAGSTGYLMQFSGEFYFANGKAADLMLQSAGSIYHYQPGDKGFQKLYNSLGCILQEYTDKQPRYQEAIRANMDIFFIQLVRQQPADAASGASLYTQQQLEKLLALLDTHVFTHKQVAYYADILNLSAYQLNTITTTTLGKTCSQVINEHIVLEAKRYLLATANQVNQIAGLLGYDDVSYFIRFFKKHTGQSPEAFRYNFS; this is encoded by the coding sequence GTGCATAAACTGGTTTTAAAGGCCGGCAGCACGGGGTACCTAATGCAATTCAGCGGCGAGTTTTATTTCGCGAATGGTAAGGCAGCTGACCTTATGTTGCAAAGCGCCGGCAGTATATACCATTATCAACCCGGCGACAAAGGTTTTCAAAAATTGTACAATAGCCTGGGTTGCATTCTGCAGGAGTATACCGATAAACAGCCGCGCTACCAGGAGGCAATCCGCGCCAACATGGATATCTTTTTTATACAATTGGTAAGGCAGCAGCCAGCCGATGCTGCCAGTGGTGCCAGCCTGTACACGCAGCAACAGCTTGAAAAATTATTAGCGCTTTTAGATACCCATGTTTTTACACACAAACAGGTAGCCTATTATGCTGATATACTCAATTTATCCGCCTATCAGCTTAACACCATTACCACAACAACATTGGGTAAAACCTGTTCGCAAGTTATTAATGAACACATCGTGCTCGAGGCTAAGCGGTACCTGTTGGCCACTGCCAACCAGGTAAATCAAATTGCCGGCCTGCTTGGCTATGATGATGTTTCCTATTTTATCAGGTTTTTTAAAAAACACACCGGGCAATCGCCCGAGGCTTTCAGGTATAATTTTAGTTAA
- a CDS encoding class I SAM-dependent methyltransferase, whose translation MEPTWDEQYKQLWDDRYKKEEYAYGKAPDAFFEQWLKKFEPGLILMPADGEGRNGVFAATLNWQVTAFDLSAEGKAKALQLAQQRGVNLAYLVGDLEQLAFDEQCFDAIGLIFAHFAAEKKSQFHQKLDRCLKPGGVVIFEAFSKNHLQLTLNNPHIGGPKDINMLFSKEDLIADFKDYEILLLEEEEYILNESIYHNGKGLVIRFVGRKPLTSK comes from the coding sequence ATGGAACCAACCTGGGACGAACAATACAAACAACTATGGGACGACCGCTATAAAAAAGAAGAGTATGCTTACGGAAAAGCACCCGATGCTTTTTTTGAGCAATGGCTTAAAAAATTTGAACCCGGGCTAATACTCATGCCTGCCGATGGCGAAGGCCGAAACGGGGTTTTTGCCGCTACCCTGAACTGGCAGGTAACTGCCTTTGACCTGAGTGCCGAAGGCAAAGCCAAGGCCTTACAATTGGCACAGCAACGCGGTGTAAACCTGGCCTACCTTGTGGGCGATTTGGAGCAATTAGCCTTTGATGAGCAATGTTTTGATGCCATCGGGTTAATATTTGCACACTTTGCTGCCGAAAAAAAATCTCAGTTTCACCAAAAACTGGATAGGTGCCTAAAACCCGGCGGGGTAGTTATATTTGAGGCTTTTAGCAAAAATCACCTTCAACTTACGTTAAACAATCCCCATATTGGCGGCCCAAAGGACATCAATATGCTGTTTTCAAAAGAAGATCTTATAGCCGATTTTAAAGATTACGAGATACTGTTACTGGAAGAAGAAGAGTATATTTTAAACGAAAGTATTTACCACAACGGCAAAGGATTAGTGATAAGATTTGTCGGCCGGAAGCCTTTAACGTCAAAATAG
- a CDS encoding helix-turn-helix domain-containing protein, translating to MIQIPKDLLDHHAHIKLRLSDMYGIIIDKKRPFRCDDTLQTAHCLEVILTGTIDVRYGSYVQHLMAGDIQFRRRGNYQLFPSDDYTSLLIFMENEFVDYFLESHVPEFKQEKLSADLPPFTFKTSEFIKANVAQVMQHIVQPQNYSRCIVKFAAHQVLLQILSGDQSKTFASFLKDLVSNKKVDLAYFMETNFNRQLSIADMAKLTGRSVSAFKKEFTDRFNTTPVKWQFNRRLEYAEYQLKHSNDPVSLVAYSSGFENISHFSKVYKQKFGASPKSARNELV from the coding sequence ATGATACAAATCCCTAAAGACCTGCTTGATCATCATGCGCATATCAAGCTTCGATTGTCTGATATGTACGGAATTATCATTGATAAAAAGCGCCCTTTCAGGTGCGATGATACCCTGCAAACCGCGCATTGCCTGGAGGTAATTTTAACGGGTACCATTGATGTTAGGTATGGCAGCTATGTACAGCACTTAATGGCCGGCGATATCCAGTTTAGGCGGCGGGGCAATTACCAGCTTTTCCCATCTGATGATTATACCAGCCTGCTTATTTTTATGGAAAATGAGTTTGTTGATTACTTTTTAGAAAGCCATGTGCCCGAGTTTAAACAGGAAAAATTGAGTGCCGATTTGCCGCCGTTTACCTTTAAAACTTCCGAATTTATAAAGGCCAACGTAGCCCAGGTTATGCAGCATATTGTACAACCACAAAACTACTCCAGGTGCATTGTTAAGTTTGCGGCCCACCAGGTGCTGTTGCAAATCTTGTCGGGCGATCAATCAAAAACCTTCGCCTCGTTTTTGAAAGACCTGGTAAGTAATAAAAAGGTTGATCTGGCTTACTTTATGGAAACCAACTTTAACAGGCAACTATCCATAGCCGATATGGCCAAACTCACCGGCAGGAGTGTAAGCGCGTTTAAAAAAGAGTTTACCGATCGTTTTAATACCACGCCCGTAAAATGGCAGTTTAACCGCCGGCTGGAGTATGCCGAGTACCAGTTAAAACACTCTAACGATCCGGTATCGCTGGTAGCTTATAGCAGCGGGTTCGAAAATATTTCGCATTTTTCAAAAGTTTATAAGCAAAAATTCGGCGCTTCGCCTAAAAGTGCGCGTAACGAACTGGTGTAG
- a CDS encoding cysteine hydrolase family protein, producing the protein MKTLQNTNPALILVDIQQGFDNIPYWGGQRNNPDAEVNARKLLDYWRANNLPLFHIQRCSANPNSLLAEGNPGNAHKEIVKPLPGETVIKKSVNSSFIGTNLQQQLDAAGIDTMVIVGLTTEHCVSTTARMAGNFGYHTFVVADATAAFAKTGIKGEHYDAETIHLTALAQINNEFATVLNTDEVLQAFKKNDDFL; encoded by the coding sequence ATGAAAACATTACAGAACACCAACCCTGCATTAATACTCGTTGATATACAGCAGGGTTTTGATAATATCCCTTATTGGGGAGGCCAGCGCAATAACCCCGATGCCGAAGTTAATGCCCGCAAACTGCTTGATTACTGGCGGGCAAATAACCTGCCACTATTCCACATCCAGCGCTGCTCGGCCAACCCCAACTCGCTGCTGGCCGAAGGTAACCCCGGCAATGCGCACAAAGAGATTGTGAAACCTTTGCCCGGCGAGACGGTGATCAAAAAATCGGTAAACAGCTCCTTTATCGGCACCAATCTGCAGCAACAGCTGGATGCTGCGGGCATCGATACCATGGTTATAGTTGGGCTTACCACCGAGCATTGCGTATCTACCACGGCCCGTATGGCCGGCAATTTTGGCTACCACACCTTTGTAGTGGCCGATGCTACCGCCGCCTTTGCCAAAACCGGTATAAAAGGCGAACACTACGACGCCGAAACCATCCATTTAACCGCACTGGCACAAATTAACAACGAATTTGCCACCGTTTTAAATACCGACGAAGTACTCCAGGCTTTTAAAAAAAACGATGACTTTCTTTAG
- a CDS encoding VPA1262 family N-terminal domain-containing protein — MQLFKDFETLIAPGNVGFFYSCEVTQLFIQHKKNKTVTNLFILASFEEKQFEGTAHRYLTKLLPVNKELAVGIQRYWLSPNEAQAVFGKLVNKHKWDFSENDQLVMGKLSGLAKQFIPASEGNRLNHVLKNNFHNGSYILEFFDESKQQLEFLLDVKAVKSLNKLTEQIKEIVPIDLSLVRDRLGNVIFQFPVTILKTTSQSLTDHTGVVAQFKWHLDLVEPKACTIMVDSILDGNYLGSVNVPYNLSQLQLITTGHVDQVTNIRIWSNEPNLLLSNFRGTYFRGMSLNTSIGSHEPRVFTIGGVTHKVEIVSKGMRSGDSDVQDYATFIHNTLYDAEKVRLESSLSFKQYFSGSSLTALQDLRKLINQHDQNGVCLWDPYLRSGDILNTLFFSPTAGVEIKAIGAIEKSSKKILSKTGYTTDQIIRQESAILEDPGNNNYGLKLEFRLQHSNHGWSFHDRFLIFPGSKRTKPKVYSIGTSINSIGLSHHILLEVSHPQRVIDAFDELWEKLDHKDCLVWRSK, encoded by the coding sequence ATGCAGCTATTTAAAGATTTTGAAACCCTGATTGCCCCTGGTAATGTTGGTTTCTTTTACAGTTGCGAGGTCACTCAATTATTTATCCAGCATAAAAAGAATAAAACAGTTACCAATTTGTTTATTCTCGCCTCGTTTGAAGAAAAGCAGTTTGAAGGCACTGCCCATCGATATTTGACCAAATTGCTCCCGGTTAATAAAGAACTTGCTGTTGGAATACAGCGTTATTGGCTTTCTCCGAATGAGGCGCAGGCTGTTTTTGGAAAATTGGTAAACAAACACAAATGGGACTTCAGCGAAAATGATCAATTAGTTATGGGCAAATTGAGCGGTTTAGCTAAACAATTTATCCCGGCGAGTGAGGGCAACAGACTGAACCACGTCCTTAAAAATAATTTCCATAACGGCTCTTATATATTGGAGTTTTTTGACGAATCAAAACAACAGCTTGAATTTTTGCTGGATGTTAAAGCCGTAAAATCACTTAATAAACTCACCGAACAAATCAAAGAGATTGTCCCCATCGACCTGTCGCTGGTCAGGGACCGGTTAGGAAATGTTATTTTTCAATTCCCGGTCACCATCCTAAAAACCACATCGCAATCATTAACCGATCATACCGGGGTTGTGGCACAATTCAAATGGCACCTCGATTTAGTCGAACCAAAAGCATGCACCATAATGGTCGATTCTATTTTAGATGGCAATTACTTAGGCAGTGTAAATGTTCCCTATAATCTTTCACAACTTCAGCTGATTACCACCGGCCATGTTGACCAGGTAACAAATATCAGGATATGGAGTAATGAGCCGAATCTCTTGCTTTCCAATTTTCGCGGAACATATTTTAGGGGTATGAGCCTCAACACCAGTATAGGAAGTCACGAACCTCGTGTTTTTACAATTGGTGGAGTGACGCATAAAGTAGAAATTGTAAGTAAAGGCATGCGCAGCGGAGATTCGGACGTGCAGGATTACGCCACTTTTATACATAACACACTTTATGACGCCGAAAAAGTGAGACTGGAATCCTCTCTTTCTTTTAAACAGTATTTTAGTGGCAGTTCACTGACGGCATTACAAGATCTAAGAAAATTGATCAACCAGCATGACCAAAACGGGGTTTGCTTATGGGATCCTTACTTAAGGTCAGGTGATATCTTGAACACCTTATTCTTTTCTCCAACTGCCGGGGTCGAGATAAAGGCCATAGGTGCGATTGAAAAGAGTTCGAAAAAGATATTGTCAAAAACAGGTTATACCACAGATCAGATTATCCGGCAGGAATCCGCTATTCTCGAAGATCCGGGGAATAACAATTATGGACTGAAGCTTGAATTTCGTTTACAACATAGTAATCATGGCTGGTCATTCCATGATCGATTTCTGATTTTCCCTGGGAGCAAGCGCACGAAACCAAAGGTTTATTCCATCGGTACTTCCATTAATTCCATTGGTCTAAGTCATCATATTTTATTGGAAGTATCTCATCCCCAGAGGGTCATCGACGCTTTTGATGAATTGTGGGAAAAGTTAGACCATAAAGACTGTTTGGTATGGAGATCGAAGTAA
- a CDS encoding ABC transporter permease → MILLLYNFNYIVAMLKNYFKTAWRNLFRNKFYSLINIAGLTAGLAIGILILLWVQDELSFDSFHKNADNIYRVELFGGTGASKQIWQTTVAPIGPLAKQELTDVQDQVRLIPNWFYSLYKYKEKVFGEQNVGFADPSLFSIFDFPLIEGNTAKPFLNDNSVVITKKTAQKYFGNESALGKVIVAEGKENFTVSGVINDFPLNSSINYDMIMPMSYHIKYILEHGKQDANTDFNNYSYQTYFKLKPGASLKKLSADLFKIHIKHRAEDTDADYLLLPINKMHLYNADLTDHGIQTVRIFIIIALVILLIACINYVNLSTARALLRAKEISMRKIIGAGKIQLFMQFLAETGLLFLIATVFALFTIYLLMPVFNQLAGKQLVFNLLDPHIWLIISITVVATLALSSIYPAMLLSSFEPLKALKGKISGSIGDALFRKILVVVQFTFSVVLIVSTLVITRQLKYIQSKNLGYDKSHVFGVWMRDASKHYDAVRAELLKQPGVEDVTRATGNIINSGGISGDNSWDGKAPGQTFILHPMGIDKDFISFFKLKMQQGSSFSGAVADSTHFILNEAAVKEIGLKNPIGKRFRFQRTNGTIIGVIKDFHFASMREKIAPAIFFYRPAVYQTLYIKTNTKNAAAAIAAAGDQFKQYNGEFPFSYNFLDDIFNDLYQGEQREGTLFNYFAGMAILISCLGLLGLATYTAQVRTREIGVRKVLGASVAGVVSLLAKDFIKLVLIAIVVAFPLAWYAMSNWLNGFAYRIPIHWTVFVLAAFIAIVIAFVTISFQSIKAALANPVKTLRSE, encoded by the coding sequence ATGATTTTACTGCTTTACAACTTCAATTACATTGTGGCTATGCTTAAAAATTACTTTAAAACCGCCTGGCGAAATTTGTTTCGCAACAAGTTCTATTCGTTAATCAATATTGCCGGCCTTACTGCCGGGCTGGCCATTGGCATTTTGATATTGCTTTGGGTACAGGACGAGTTAAGTTTTGATAGCTTCCATAAAAACGCCGACAACATTTACCGCGTAGAACTTTTTGGCGGTACCGGCGCCAGTAAACAAATCTGGCAAACCACTGTAGCGCCTATCGGCCCATTGGCTAAACAGGAACTTACCGACGTGCAGGACCAGGTCCGCCTTATCCCCAACTGGTTCTACTCGTTATATAAATACAAGGAAAAAGTTTTTGGCGAACAAAACGTAGGCTTTGCCGATCCTTCGCTGTTTAGCATCTTCGATTTCCCGCTGATTGAGGGCAATACCGCTAAGCCTTTTTTGAATGATAACTCGGTTGTCATCACCAAAAAAACGGCTCAAAAATATTTTGGTAACGAGAGTGCCCTGGGCAAAGTGATTGTGGCAGAAGGCAAGGAAAACTTTACCGTGAGCGGGGTTATTAACGATTTTCCGCTTAACTCCAGCATCAATTATGATATGATTATGCCCATGAGTTACCACATTAAATATATATTGGAACATGGTAAGCAGGATGCTAACACCGATTTTAATAATTATTCTTATCAAACCTATTTTAAATTAAAGCCCGGCGCATCGTTAAAAAAGCTCTCGGCCGATTTGTTCAAAATCCACATTAAACACCGCGCCGAGGATACCGATGCCGACTACCTGTTGCTGCCCATCAATAAAATGCACTTGTACAACGCCGACTTAACCGATCATGGCATCCAAACGGTACGCATTTTTATTATTATAGCCTTGGTTATTTTACTGATAGCCTGCATCAATTATGTAAACCTTTCTACCGCCCGCGCGCTATTGCGTGCCAAAGAGATCAGCATGCGCAAAATTATAGGGGCTGGCAAAATACAGCTGTTTATGCAATTCCTGGCCGAGACGGGATTGCTGTTCCTTATAGCTACGGTATTTGCCTTGTTTACCATATACCTGCTGATGCCGGTATTTAACCAGCTGGCCGGCAAGCAGTTGGTATTTAACCTGCTCGATCCGCATATCTGGCTCATCATAAGTATAACAGTGGTAGCAACCCTGGCCCTATCAAGTATTTACCCGGCCATGCTGCTATCGTCTTTCGAGCCGTTGAAAGCCCTGAAGGGCAAAATAAGCGGTAGCATTGGCGATGCCCTTTTCCGCAAAATACTCGTGGTGGTGCAGTTTACGTTTTCGGTAGTGCTTATTGTGAGCACGCTGGTTATTACGCGGCAACTAAAATACATCCAATCAAAAAATCTGGGATACGATAAAAGCCATGTTTTTGGTGTTTGGATGCGCGATGCATCAAAACATTATGATGCCGTACGTGCCGAACTTTTAAAGCAGCCCGGTGTAGAAGATGTAACCCGTGCAACCGGCAACATTATCAACAGCGGCGGCATCTCGGGCGACAACTCCTGGGATGGCAAGGCTCCGGGCCAAACCTTTATCCTACATCCTATGGGGATAGATAAAGATTTCATCTCGTTTTTTAAGCTTAAAATGCAGCAGGGCAGCAGCTTCAGCGGAGCAGTGGCCGACTCCACCCATTTTATCCTTAACGAGGCCGCCGTAAAAGAGATAGGCCTTAAAAACCCGATCGGCAAGCGCTTCCGCTTTCAAAGGACCAACGGCACCATTATTGGCGTAATTAAAGATTTCCATTTTGCCAGCATGCGCGAAAAAATTGCACCGGCCATCTTTTTTTACAGACCCGCCGTTTACCAAACCCTATACATAAAAACCAACACCAAAAACGCCGCTGCAGCTATAGCCGCGGCGGGCGACCAGTTTAAACAATACAACGGCGAGTTCCCTTTTAGCTATAACTTCCTGGACGATATATTCAACGACCTTTACCAGGGCGAACAACGCGAGGGCACACTGTTTAACTACTTTGCCGGCATGGCCATACTAATCTCCTGCCTGGGTTTGCTGGGCCTTGCAACGTACACCGCCCAGGTGCGCACCCGCGAAATTGGCGTACGCAAGGTATTAGGCGCATCGGTTGCCGGCGTAGTAAGTCTGCTGGCTAAAGATTTCATCAAACTGGTACTTATTGCCATCGTAGTAGCCTTCCCGCTGGCCTGGTATGCCATGAGCAACTGGCTCAATGGTTTTGCCTACCGCATCCCCATCCATTGGACAGTTTTTGTATTGGCGGCGTTTATCGCCATCGTTATCGCTTTTGTTACCATTAGTTTTCAATCCATCAAAGCAGCGCTGGCCAACCCGGTGAAGACTTTGAGGAGCGAGTAG
- a CDS encoding helix-turn-helix domain-containing protein, with product MSALANHSVKTIAQNIRNTRIQLAYSQEYLAAKLNVSQNTYSKIELGYVKLTLERFFKICRVLEIDPVDIINADGVAA from the coding sequence ATGAGTGCCTTAGCAAACCACAGCGTAAAAACCATAGCCCAAAATATCCGTAATACCAGGATACAGTTGGCTTACTCGCAGGAATATCTTGCTGCCAAGTTGAATGTATCGCAAAATACCTATAGCAAAATTGAATTGGGCTATGTTAAACTGACCTTAGAAAGGTTTTTTAAGATTTGCCGCGTATTGGAGATCGATCCGGTCGACATTATTAATGCTGATGGCGTGGCAGCGTAA